The Pseudosulfitobacter pseudonitzschiae genome includes a region encoding these proteins:
- a CDS encoding 4Fe-4S dicluster domain-containing protein: MTQLPANTERKLGLVIDLDTCVGCHACVISCKGWNTENYGAPLSDQDPYGSAPSGTFLNRVHSYEVQPLATSSKVQPPAQLIHFPKSCLHCEDAPCVTVCPTGASYKRVEDGIVLVNESDCIGCGLCAWACPYGAREKDEAEGVMKKCTLCVDRIYNENLEEVDRVPTCVRTCPSGARHFGDFADPDSHVSRLTAERGGMDLMPEQGTRPVNKYLPPRPKDALPEIDVLAPYLAPVDETPGGFLGWLDKTLEKL; this comes from the coding sequence ATGACGCAGTTACCTGCAAACACCGAGCGCAAGCTGGGTCTGGTCATCGACCTTGATACCTGCGTCGGCTGCCATGCCTGCGTGATCTCGTGCAAAGGCTGGAACACCGAAAATTACGGCGCACCGCTGTCTGACCAGGACCCTTACGGCTCGGCCCCCTCTGGCACTTTCCTGAACCGCGTTCACAGCTACGAGGTGCAGCCGCTGGCGACCTCATCCAAGGTCCAGCCACCTGCGCAACTGATCCACTTTCCCAAATCCTGCCTGCACTGCGAAGACGCGCCGTGCGTCACCGTTTGCCCCACAGGGGCAAGCTACAAGCGCGTCGAAGACGGCATCGTTCTGGTCAACGAAAGCGATTGCATCGGCTGCGGATTGTGCGCGTGGGCCTGCCCCTACGGAGCGCGTGAAAAGGACGAGGCCGAGGGCGTGATGAAGAAATGCACCCTATGCGTCGACCGCATTTATAACGAAAACCTCGAAGAGGTGGACCGCGTGCCAACCTGCGTGCGCACCTGCCCGTCTGGCGCCCGCCATTTTGGCGATTTTGCCGACCCCGACAGCCATGTGTCGCGCCTGACTGCCGAACGCGGCGGTATGGACCTGATGCCGGAACAGGGCACCCGCCCCGTCAACAAATACCTGCCACCCCGCCCCAAGGATGCGCTGCCCGAAATCGACGTGCTTGCCCCCTATCTTGCCCCTGTGGACGAAACACCCGGCGGCTTTCTTGGCTGGCTCGACAAAACGTTGGAGAAGCTCTGA
- a CDS encoding molybdopterin oxidoreductase family protein, with translation MPHKQPALDLSPKVSDEIRKTTCYMCACRCGINVHMKSGKVAYIEGNRDHPVNKGVLCAKGSAGIMQHNAPARLRAPLKRVGPRGSGEFEEISWDEALNIATGWLEPIRRDNPEKLAFFTGRDQSQSFTSFWAQNFGTPNYAAHGGFCSVNMAAAGIYTMGGAFWEFGQPDWDHTKLFMLFGVAEDHDSNPIKMGIGKIKARGARVIGVNPIRTGYNAVADDWVGITPGTDGLFIMALIHCLMKAGRIDLDYLSRFTNAPCLVNSDEKSPEYGLLLRDADGKELVIDRNTGKLAPFDQKGVRPDLAATHRAAGVTHRPVIHLMADRYLSDDYAPEAVADRTGISAARIRAIASELARVAFDEAFELDHAWTDFRGEVHTTMTGRPVSFHAMRGISAHANGFQTCRALHVLQIILGTVEVPGGFRFKPPYPKPATAHPKPHCQTTCNGPLDGPHLGFVQGPEDLALKPDGTAARIDKAFTWENPMSAHGLMHMVISNAHAGDPYKIDTLFMYMANMAWNSSMNTRGVIDMLTDTDENGDYVIPRIIYSDAYSSEMVAYADLILPDTTYLERHDCISLLDRPICEADAAADAIRWPVVEPDRDVRGFQSVLCDLGARLNLPGFVTETGEQKYADYADYIINHERRAGVGPLAGWRVGADGLTAGRGAPNGGQIDAYIENGGFFVEHIPQGANYYKPWNMAYQDWAVGMGLFDEPLPYLFSLYVEPLRKFQLAAEGHGDRQPPDYLRDRIRRTMDPLPIWYDPSGDNRADEYPITALTQRPMAMYHSWGSQNAWLRQLHGHNPLYLPTNLMRDHDLKDGDWATVTSPHGEITVPVLEMAALNPNTVWTWNAIGKRKGAWALDEDAPEATKGFLLNHLIHELLPPKGDGLRWANSDPITGQAAWFDLKVRIAKAAPQDQSKPVMQPIRSPVGRGPDKLAWKVGK, from the coding sequence ATGCCCCATAAGCAGCCCGCTCTGGACCTGTCGCCCAAGGTATCGGACGAAATCCGCAAGACCACCTGCTATATGTGCGCGTGCCGCTGCGGGATCAACGTCCACATGAAATCGGGCAAGGTCGCCTATATCGAAGGCAACCGCGACCATCCGGTGAACAAGGGCGTGCTGTGCGCCAAGGGATCGGCTGGCATCATGCAGCACAACGCCCCCGCCCGCCTGCGTGCGCCGCTCAAACGCGTGGGTCCGCGCGGATCGGGCGAATTCGAAGAGATCAGCTGGGACGAGGCGCTGAACATCGCCACCGGCTGGCTGGAACCGATCCGCCGCGACAATCCCGAAAAGCTGGCGTTTTTCACCGGACGCGACCAGTCGCAATCGTTCACATCCTTCTGGGCGCAGAATTTCGGCACACCCAACTACGCGGCCCACGGCGGGTTCTGCTCGGTCAACATGGCGGCTGCGGGTATCTACACGATGGGCGGCGCGTTCTGGGAATTCGGCCAGCCCGACTGGGACCACACCAAGTTGTTCATGCTGTTCGGCGTCGCCGAAGACCACGACAGCAACCCGATCAAGATGGGCATCGGCAAGATCAAGGCACGCGGCGCGCGGGTGATCGGGGTCAACCCGATTCGCACAGGCTACAACGCCGTGGCCGACGACTGGGTCGGCATTACGCCGGGCACCGATGGTCTGTTTATCATGGCGTTGATCCATTGCCTGATGAAGGCGGGCAGGATCGACCTCGACTACCTGTCACGCTTTACCAATGCGCCCTGCCTTGTGAACAGCGATGAAAAGTCGCCCGAATACGGCCTGCTGTTGCGCGACGCGGACGGCAAGGAACTGGTGATCGACCGCAACACCGGCAAACTGGCCCCCTTCGACCAGAAGGGCGTGCGCCCCGATCTGGCCGCCACCCATCGTGCGGCGGGGGTCACCCACCGCCCCGTGATACACCTGATGGCAGACCGCTATCTGTCCGACGATTACGCCCCCGAAGCTGTGGCAGACCGCACCGGCATCTCTGCCGCACGCATCCGCGCCATCGCGTCGGAACTGGCCCGTGTCGCCTTTGACGAAGCGTTCGAACTGGACCACGCATGGACCGATTTCCGTGGCGAGGTCCACACCACCATGACTGGCCGCCCCGTCAGCTTTCACGCCATGCGCGGGATCAGCGCCCATGCCAACGGCTTTCAGACCTGCCGCGCGCTGCATGTGTTGCAGATCATCCTTGGCACGGTCGAAGTTCCGGGGGGCTTTCGGTTCAAACCGCCCTACCCCAAGCCTGCGACGGCCCACCCGAAGCCACATTGTCAAACCACCTGCAACGGTCCGCTGGATGGCCCGCATCTGGGCTTTGTCCAAGGCCCCGAAGATCTGGCCCTGAAACCCGACGGCACAGCCGCGCGGATCGACAAGGCGTTCACTTGGGAAAACCCGATGTCGGCCCACGGGCTAATGCATATGGTGATTTCCAACGCACACGCGGGTGATCCGTACAAGATCGACACGTTGTTTATGTATATGGCCAACATGGCATGGAACTCGTCGATGAACACGCGCGGCGTGATCGACATGCTGACAGACACTGACGAGAACGGCGACTATGTGATCCCGCGCATCATCTATTCGGATGCGTACAGTTCGGAAATGGTCGCCTATGCCGACCTGATCCTGCCTGACACCACCTATCTGGAACGCCACGACTGTATCTCGCTGCTCGACCGTCCGATCTGCGAGGCTGACGCCGCCGCCGACGCGATCCGCTGGCCTGTGGTCGAACCCGACCGCGACGTGCGCGGGTTCCAGTCGGTGTTGTGCGATCTGGGCGCGCGGCTGAACCTTCCGGGGTTTGTGACCGAAACAGGCGAACAGAAATACGCCGATTATGCCGATTATATCATCAACCACGAACGCCGTGCTGGTGTCGGTCCCTTGGCAGGCTGGCGCGTTGGCGCTGACGGGTTGACCGCAGGGCGCGGCGCGCCGAACGGTGGCCAGATCGACGCCTATATCGAAAACGGCGGCTTTTTCGTCGAACATATCCCCCAAGGGGCCAACTATTACAAACCGTGGAACATGGCCTATCAGGATTGGGCCGTGGGCATGGGCCTGTTCGACGAACCACTGCCCTATCTGTTTTCGCTTTATGTCGAGCCGCTGCGCAAATTCCAGCTGGCCGCCGAAGGCCACGGAGACCGTCAACCCCCCGACTACCTCCGCGACCGTATCCGCCGCACGATGGACCCGCTGCCGATCTGGTACGACCCTTCGGGCGACAATCGCGCCGACGAATACCCGATCACCGCCCTGACCCAGCGCCCGATGGCGATGTACCATTCATGGGGCAGCCAGAACGCGTGGCTGCGGCAATTGCACGGGCACAACCCATTGTATCTGCCCACCAATCTGATGCGGGATCACGACCTGAAGGATGGCGACTGGGCCACCGTCACTTCGCCGCACGGCGAAATCACCGTGCCGGTGCTGGAAATGGCAGCGCTGAACCCCAATACCGTCTGGACATGGAACGCCATCGGCAAGCGAAAGGGGGCGTGGGCGCTGGATGAAGATGCCCCCGAAGCCACCAAAGGCTTCTTGCTCAACCACCTGATCCACGAATTGTTGCCGCCCAAGGGTGACGGGCTGCGTTGGGCCAATTCAGACCCGATCACCGGGCAGGCGGCATGGTTCGACCTGAAGGTGCGCATCGCCAAGGCAGCACCACAGGACCAGTCGAAACCGGTGATGCAGCCGATCAGATCCCCCGTTGGACGGGGGCCGGACAAGCTGGCGTGGAAGGTGGGCAAATGA
- the xsc gene encoding sulfoacetaldehyde acetyltransferase, translating to MKMTTEEAFVKTLQAHGIEHAFGIIGSAMMPISDLFPQAGITFWDCAHEGSAGMMSDGFTRATGKMSMMIAQNGPGITNFVTAVKTAYWNHTPLLLVTPQAANKTIGQGGFQEVEQMKLFEDMVAYQEEVRDPTRVAEVLTRVIAKAKRLAGPAQLNIPRDFWTQVIDIEIPDPIELELSSGGENSVTAAAELLSGAKNPVILNGAGVVLSKGGIAASKELAERLDAPVCVGYQHNDAFPGSHPLFAGPLGYNGSKAAMELIKDADVVLCLGTRLNPFSTLPGYGMEYWPTNAKIIQVDINADRIGLTKKITVGIIGDAAKVAKGILSQLSDDAGDAGRADRKAKISQAKSSWAQQLSSMDHEDDDEGTTWNQRARADKPDWMSPRMAWRAIQSALPRNAIISSDIGNNCAIGNAYPDFDDGRKYLAPGLFGPCGYGLPAIVGAKIGQPDVPVVGFSGDGAFGIAVNELTAIGRGEWPAITQVVFRNYQWGAEKRNSTLWYDDNFVGTELDTQVSYAGIAQACGLEGVVARTMDELTAALTKAVDDQMNHGKTTLIEAMINQELGEPFRRDAMKKPVSVAGVSKADMRTQSV from the coding sequence ATGAAAATGACGACCGAAGAAGCATTTGTAAAAACACTGCAAGCGCACGGCATCGAACACGCCTTTGGCATCATCGGTTCGGCCATGATGCCCATTTCCGATCTGTTTCCGCAGGCGGGCATCACGTTCTGGGATTGCGCGCACGAAGGGTCGGCGGGCATGATGTCCGACGGATTTACCCGCGCCACCGGCAAGATGTCGATGATGATCGCGCAGAACGGCCCCGGCATCACCAATTTCGTGACGGCTGTCAAAACAGCATACTGGAACCACACACCGCTGCTGCTGGTCACACCGCAGGCCGCGAACAAGACCATCGGTCAGGGCGGGTTTCAGGAAGTCGAGCAGATGAAATTGTTCGAGGACATGGTCGCCTATCAGGAAGAGGTGCGCGATCCGACCCGCGTGGCCGAAGTGCTGACCCGCGTGATCGCCAAGGCCAAGCGTCTGGCGGGTCCGGCCCAGCTGAACATCCCGCGCGATTTCTGGACACAAGTCATCGACATCGAAATCCCCGACCCCATCGAGCTTGAGCTTTCCTCGGGCGGTGAAAACTCGGTCACGGCTGCGGCAGAGCTGCTGTCAGGTGCCAAGAACCCTGTCATCCTGAACGGCGCGGGCGTGGTCTTGTCGAAAGGTGGCATTGCCGCGTCGAAAGAACTGGCCGAGCGTCTGGATGCGCCGGTGTGTGTCGGCTACCAGCACAACGATGCCTTCCCCGGATCGCACCCGCTGTTTGCGGGGCCGCTGGGCTACAACGGGTCCAAAGCAGCAATGGAGCTGATCAAGGACGCCGACGTTGTGCTGTGCCTTGGCACACGGCTGAACCCGTTTTCGACCCTTCCGGGCTATGGCATGGAGTATTGGCCGACCAACGCGAAAATCATTCAGGTCGACATCAACGCCGACCGCATCGGCCTGACCAAAAAGATCACCGTTGGCATCATCGGTGACGCCGCCAAGGTGGCCAAGGGCATCCTGTCGCAACTGAGCGATGACGCAGGCGATGCAGGCCGCGCCGACCGCAAGGCGAAAATTTCGCAAGCAAAATCTTCATGGGCCCAGCAACTGTCCAGCATGGACCACGAAGACGACGACGAAGGCACCACATGGAACCAGCGCGCCCGCGCCGACAAACCCGACTGGATGAGCCCCCGCATGGCATGGCGTGCAATCCAGTCCGCCCTGCCACGCAACGCGATCATCAGTTCGGACATCGGCAACAACTGTGCCATCGGCAACGCCTATCCCGACTTTGACGACGGCCGCAAATATCTGGCCCCCGGCTTGTTCGGCCCCTGCGGCTATGGTCTGCCCGCCATTGTAGGGGCCAAGATCGGCCAGCCCGACGTGCCTGTTGTCGGCTTCTCGGGCGATGGTGCATTCGGCATCGCGGTGAACGAGCTGACGGCAATTGGTCGGGGCGAATGGCCCGCGATCACCCAAGTGGTGTTCCGCAACTACCAGTGGGGCGCAGAAAAGCGGAACTCGACGCTGTGGTACGACGACAACTTTGTCGGCACCGAACTGGACACCCAAGTGTCCTATGCGGGCATTGCGCAGGCCTGCGGGCTTGAAGGTGTCGTGGCCCGCACGATGGACGAGTTGACCGCAGCCCTGACCAAAGCCGTCGACGACCAGATGAACCACGGCAAAACCACGCTGATCGAAGCCATGATAAATCAGGAACTGGGCGAGCCTTTCCGCCGCGACGCGATGAAAAAGCCGGTGTCGGTCGCCGGCGTGTCCAAGGCCGACATGCGCACGCAATCGGTCTAA
- a CDS encoding acetate/propionate family kinase — protein MPDAQILVVNAGSSSIKTALFGTDLHETLRIEASGIGTQGSIRTNGGARHDLALPGHTAALTAIFDAMAASGIRPANLCAAAHRVVHGGANLTASARITAAIRTAIADAVPLAPLHNPHHLSAIDAVAELVPDLPQFATFDTAFHATNPDVARRYALPDVPATSGLQRYGFHGTSYSALVHGFRASTGTPLPRRLLALHLGNGASLCAIRDGQSVATTMGFSPLSGLTMGTRAGVIDAGAVLHLVGTMGADAATQMLYHDSGLLGLSGLSADMRTLGQSAAPQAKFAREHFCYWIARQAGSMIAAMQGVDGIAFTGGIGENDADIRNNVLAQLSWLGNIPHWVIPAAEEQQIARDAITLLKDQTHAP, from the coding sequence ATGCCTGACGCGCAGATTCTTGTCGTAAATGCAGGGTCGTCGTCGATCAAGACCGCCCTGTTTGGCACAGACCTGCACGAAACCCTGCGCATCGAGGCCTCTGGCATCGGCACGCAGGGCAGCATCCGCACCAATGGCGGTGCGCGACACGATCTGGCATTGCCCGGCCATACCGCAGCACTTACCGCGATATTCGACGCAATGGCCGCGTCCGGTATCCGGCCCGCAAACTTGTGTGCAGCCGCCCACCGCGTGGTGCATGGCGGGGCCAATCTGACCGCTTCGGCGCGCATAACTGCGGCGATACGCACCGCCATCGCCGATGCCGTGCCACTGGCCCCGCTGCACAACCCGCACCACCTGTCGGCCATTGACGCGGTGGCCGAACTGGTGCCCGATCTGCCGCAATTTGCCACCTTCGACACGGCCTTTCATGCGACAAATCCGGACGTGGCGCGCCGCTATGCGCTGCCCGATGTCCCAGCCACATCGGGCCTGCAACGCTACGGTTTTCACGGCACCAGCTATTCGGCCTTGGTCCACGGATTCAGGGCCAGCACCGGCACACCTCTGCCCCGCCGCCTTCTGGCGCTGCATCTGGGCAATGGCGCATCGCTATGCGCCATTCGGGATGGGCAATCGGTTGCTACCACGATGGGTTTCTCGCCGCTGAGCGGTCTTACAATGGGCACCCGCGCGGGCGTCATTGACGCAGGTGCCGTACTGCATCTGGTGGGCACAATGGGCGCGGATGCGGCGACGCAGATGCTTTATCATGACAGCGGATTACTGGGTCTGTCAGGTCTCAGCGCCGACATGCGCACGCTCGGGCAAAGTGCCGCGCCGCAGGCCAAATTTGCCCGTGAACACTTCTGCTATTGGATCGCGCGTCAGGCGGGGTCGATGATTGCAGCGATGCAGGGCGTCGATGGCATCGCCTTTACCGGCGGCATCGGCGAGAACGACGCAGACATCAGGAATAATGTTCTTGCACAGCTATCATGGTTGGGAAATATTCCCCATTGGGTCATCCCCGCTGCCGAAGAACAACAGATCGCCCGTGACGCCATCACGCTGCTGAAGGATCAGACACATGCCCCATAA
- a CDS encoding dimethyl sulfoxide reductase anchor subunit family protein produces MHPAPSVIIFTTFSGLGFGLLTWLGLGYPAVTGVSAFAFFTIAYVCAVGGLMASAFHLGRPERALKAFSQWRTSWLSREAVVSVAALMVMGIYAIGTIFFATPLPLVGILGAVLSLLTVFTTSMIYTQLKTVPRWHSPLTPVMFLGLAIAGGALLAGEITAAVVLLILAGAAVLATWVHGDGAFARSGTTLATATGLGPIGTPRAFEPPHTGTNYLLREFVFVVGRKHGTKLRIIAFLLAIVLPVILLLVPFSHWLAAVAVLSHIAGVLVARWLFFAQAEHVVGLYYGKR; encoded by the coding sequence ATGCATCCGGCACCCTCTGTCATCATCTTCACCACATTTTCGGGGCTGGGCTTTGGTCTGCTGACATGGCTTGGGCTGGGCTATCCGGCGGTCACAGGTGTCAGCGCCTTTGCCTTTTTCACCATCGCCTATGTGTGCGCGGTGGGCGGGCTGATGGCATCGGCCTTTCATCTTGGCCGCCCCGAACGTGCGCTGAAGGCGTTCAGCCAGTGGCGCACAAGCTGGCTGAGCCGCGAGGCGGTTGTGTCGGTTGCAGCACTGATGGTGATGGGCATCTATGCCATTGGCACGATCTTTTTCGCCACCCCCTTGCCGCTGGTGGGGATACTGGGCGCTGTGCTGTCGTTGCTGACCGTTTTCACCACCTCGATGATCTACACCCAGCTCAAGACCGTTCCGCGCTGGCACTCGCCACTGACGCCAGTGATGTTTCTCGGCCTTGCCATCGCGGGCGGCGCATTGCTCGCCGGAGAGATCACCGCCGCCGTCGTGCTCTTGATATTGGCAGGGGCTGCGGTGCTGGCAACCTGGGTCCACGGCGACGGTGCCTTTGCCCGCTCGGGCACGACACTGGCCACCGCCACGGGCCTTGGCCCCATCGGCACCCCGCGCGCGTTCGAACCGCCGCATACCGGCACCAACTATCTGCTGCGCGAGTTCGTGTTCGTCGTCGGACGCAAGCACGGGACAAAGCTGCGGATCATCGCCTTTTTGCTTGCGATTGTCCTGCCGGTGATCTTGCTGCTGGTCCCGTTCTCGCACTGGCTGGCCGCGGTTGCGGTACTTAGCCATATCGCGGGTGTTCTGGTCGCGCGCTGGCTTTTCTTTGCACAGGCCGAGCATGTGGTGGGGCTGTATTACGGGAAACGATAA
- the dapA gene encoding 4-hydroxy-tetrahydrodipicolinate synthase codes for MFKGSMPALVTPFQDGALDLDTLKKLVDWQIEQGSSGLVPVGTTGESPTLTHGEHDKVVEEVVKAAAGRVKVIAGAGSNSTAESVRLAKHAETAGADAVLVVTPYYNKPTQAGVIAHFAAVHDACKLPIIVYNIPGRSVVDISNVTMAELAKMERIVGVKDATGDLQRVNDQRLMCGPDFIQLSGEDGTAHGFNAQGGVGCISVTANVAPKLCAEVQAACAAGDYAKALELQDKLMPLHKAIFTEPGLVGVKYAMARLGLCSDEVRLPHVPLTDATRALVDKGLTHAGLL; via the coding sequence ATGTTCAAGGGTTCTATGCCTGCACTCGTCACGCCGTTCCAGGACGGCGCACTGGATCTGGACACGCTCAAGAAGCTGGTGGATTGGCAGATCGAACAAGGATCATCGGGGTTGGTGCCAGTGGGCACAACCGGCGAAAGCCCGACCCTGACCCACGGCGAGCACGACAAAGTCGTCGAAGAGGTGGTCAAAGCCGCCGCAGGCCGCGTCAAGGTGATTGCCGGTGCAGGATCGAACAGTACGGCCGAGTCCGTTCGGTTGGCCAAACATGCCGAAACTGCGGGCGCCGATGCGGTGCTGGTGGTGACGCCCTATTATAACAAACCGACGCAGGCAGGTGTGATCGCGCACTTTGCCGCCGTGCATGATGCGTGCAAATTACCGATCATTGTGTACAACATTCCGGGCCGCTCGGTCGTCGATATCTCGAACGTCACGATGGCCGAACTGGCAAAGATGGAGCGGATCGTGGGCGTCAAGGATGCCACGGGCGATCTGCAACGGGTCAACGACCAGCGGCTGATGTGCGGCCCTGACTTTATCCAATTGTCCGGCGAAGATGGCACGGCACATGGTTTCAACGCCCAGGGCGGCGTCGGCTGTATCTCGGTCACGGCCAACGTTGCACCTAAGCTGTGCGCGGAAGTACAGGCGGCCTGTGCTGCGGGCGACTATGCCAAAGCGCTGGAATTGCAGGACAAGCTGATGCCGCTGCACAAGGCGATCTTTACCGAGCCGGGGCTTGTCGGGGTGAAATACGCCATGGCACGTCTGGGTCTGTGCAGTGACGAAGTGCGCTTGCCACATGTGCCGCTGACAGATGCAACACGGGCGCTGGTGGACAAGGGATTGACCCACGCCGGTTTGCTGTAG
- a CDS encoding lytic transglycosylase domain-containing protein — protein MQVITRLAALLLCLFATIATAQTERPRPLGWAMNAMRAGNWDTAERLAARDGVVAADVIEWHRLRAGRGTYTEYTDFLKRRFDWPGMDYLRRQGEEATIAAGPAAVRAYFAEADPQTPRGVLAYADAKVEQEQTGEAQASVVLAWTTLPMDAEEEALFLSKHSALLRPHHEARADTMLWLGELNEALRLRPLLDAGHQALLDARVALSNRSNDVDSRIAAVPVALQSDAGLQHARFEWRVRKGRMDDAKALILERSTSAAALGRPDAWSNRRRALARDEMRDGDPKRAYRLAAQHFLTSGSDYADLEWIAGYVALRKLNDPATALKHFLNHRSVIESPISRGRAGYWIGLAHEALGDAAAADQAFADGAQFQTSFYGILAAEKAGQPFDIGLTAQADTPDWRTGPLVNSPLFEAGMLLQASGELSLAERFWTHLAEQLDEKQAAQLGQAAIDTDQPHLAVMIGKRVAYRGITLAEPYYPLHPLVEQDLAIAPEMALSIARRESEFDPVVQSGVGARGLMQLMPATAREVATELGRSAEHTTDRLIADPVYNAELGSTFLSTLAGRFNGNVVMMSAAYNAGPSRPIRWMNLYGDPRTDDIDIIDWIENIPFRETRNYVMRVTESLPVYRARLGKEALPTPFSQELTGSTLLSFAPKGE, from the coding sequence ATGCAAGTGATCACCCGCCTCGCAGCCCTTTTGCTGTGCCTTTTTGCCACCATTGCGACGGCGCAAACCGAGCGTCCACGCCCGTTGGGCTGGGCGATGAATGCCATGCGCGCAGGCAACTGGGACACCGCCGAACGGCTGGCCGCACGCGATGGTGTGGTTGCAGCCGATGTGATCGAATGGCACCGCCTGCGGGCAGGGCGCGGAACCTACACCGAGTATACGGATTTCCTGAAACGCCGCTTTGACTGGCCCGGTATGGATTATCTGCGCCGCCAAGGCGAAGAGGCCACGATCGCCGCTGGCCCCGCAGCCGTACGCGCCTATTTTGCCGAGGCCGATCCACAAACTCCGCGCGGGGTTCTGGCCTATGCCGATGCCAAGGTCGAGCAGGAGCAGACCGGCGAAGCACAAGCCAGCGTCGTTCTGGCCTGGACCACCCTGCCGATGGACGCCGAGGAAGAAGCGCTGTTCCTGTCCAAGCACAGCGCATTGCTAAGGCCCCACCACGAAGCCCGCGCCGACACGATGCTATGGCTGGGCGAGTTGAACGAGGCGCTACGCCTGCGCCCGCTGCTGGATGCCGGTCATCAGGCCCTGCTGGATGCGCGCGTTGCCCTCAGCAACCGCAGCAACGATGTGGACTCCCGAATTGCCGCCGTACCTGTTGCGCTGCAATCCGACGCAGGTCTGCAACATGCGCGATTTGAATGGCGTGTGCGCAAGGGGCGGATGGACGATGCCAAGGCGTTGATCCTTGAACGCTCGACCAGCGCTGCCGCTTTGGGACGGCCCGACGCATGGTCGAACCGGCGCCGCGCACTGGCGCGGGACGAAATGCGCGACGGCGACCCCAAGCGGGCCTATCGGCTGGCTGCGCAGCATTTTCTGACCTCGGGGTCTGACTATGCCGATCTGGAGTGGATCGCGGGCTATGTCGCGCTGCGCAAACTGAACGATCCGGCCACCGCTCTGAAACATTTCCTGAACCACCGCAGCGTCATCGAAAGCCCGATTTCGCGCGGCCGCGCAGGCTATTGGATTGGTCTTGCACATGAAGCATTGGGCGATGCGGCTGCCGCCGATCAGGCTTTTGCCGACGGGGCACAGTTCCAGACGTCGTTCTATGGCATCCTCGCCGCCGAGAAAGCGGGCCAGCCGTTCGACATCGGATTGACCGCACAGGCCGACACCCCCGACTGGCGCACCGGTCCACTGGTGAACTCGCCGCTGTTCGAGGCGGGAATGCTCTTGCAAGCATCGGGCGAGTTGAGCCTGGCCGAACGGTTCTGGACCCATCTGGCCGAACAACTGGACGAAAAGCAGGCCGCACAATTGGGCCAAGCCGCGATTGATACAGATCAGCCGCATCTTGCCGTGATGATCGGCAAACGCGTCGCCTACCGCGGCATCACACTGGCCGAGCCCTATTATCCGCTGCACCCGCTGGTGGAGCAGGATTTGGCCATCGCACCCGAAATGGCGCTGTCGATTGCACGGCGAGAATCCGAGTTCGATCCGGTCGTGCAGTCTGGCGTGGGTGCGCGTGGGCTGATGCAACTGATGCCCGCCACCGCCCGCGAGGTCGCCACTGAACTGGGTCGCAGTGCTGAACACACAACCGACCGGCTGATCGCCGATCCGGTCTATAACGCCGAGTTGGGGTCAACGTTTCTATCGACACTGGCGGGCCGGTTCAATGGCAATGTGGTGATGATGTCGGCGGCTTATAACGCCGGTCCGTCGCGCCCGATCCGCTGGATGAACTTGTATGGCGATCCACGCACTGATGACATCGACATCATCGACTGGATCGAAAACATCCCCTTCCGCGAGACCCGCAATTATGTGATGCGCGTTACCGAAAGCCTGCCGGTCTATCGCGCACGGCTGGGCAAAGAGGCGCTGCCAACCCCCTTCTCGCAAGAGCTGACAGGCTCAACCCTGCTGTCTTTCGCGCCAAAGGGTGAATAG